The Peribacillus sp. FSL E2-0218 genome contains a region encoding:
- the citZ gene encoding citrate synthase, whose translation MTATKGLEGVVATTSSVSSIIDDTLTYVGYDIDDLAVNASFEEVIYLLWHGALPTKSQLEELTKQLAENAEIPAEVVNHFKTYPIDKVHPMGALRTAVSLLGLYDEEADVMSEEANYRKAIRIQAKIPTLVTTFARIRQGKESIAPRTDLSFAANFLYMLSGNEPTAIEEEAFNKALVLHADHELNASTFTARVCVATLSDIYSGVTSALGALKGPLHGGANEQVMKMLTEIGSVENVEPYINEKLANKEKIMGFGHRVYRKGDPRAKHLKEMSQKLTELTGQPQYYDMSIKINDIVTGQKNLPPNVDFYSASVYHSLGIEHDLFTPIFAVSRASGWIAHILEQYSNNRLIRPRADYVGPGMQKYVPIEKR comes from the coding sequence ATGACAGCAACAAAAGGTCTTGAAGGTGTGGTAGCAACAACTTCATCAGTAAGCTCCATCATCGATGATACATTAACGTATGTAGGTTATGACATCGACGATTTGGCTGTAAATGCATCATTCGAAGAAGTAATCTATCTATTATGGCACGGAGCTCTTCCGACCAAAAGCCAATTAGAAGAATTGACTAAACAACTTGCTGAAAATGCTGAAATTCCAGCTGAAGTGGTTAATCATTTCAAAACTTACCCAATTGATAAAGTGCACCCAATGGGAGCTCTTCGCACAGCCGTTTCCCTACTTGGTCTATATGATGAAGAGGCAGACGTAATGAGTGAAGAAGCTAACTATCGTAAAGCCATCCGCATCCAAGCTAAAATCCCTACATTGGTAACAACTTTCGCTCGTATCCGTCAAGGAAAAGAATCGATTGCACCGCGTACAGATTTAAGCTTTGCTGCTAACTTCTTATATATGTTAAGCGGCAATGAACCAACGGCAATCGAAGAAGAAGCATTCAACAAAGCGTTGGTCCTTCATGCTGACCATGAATTGAACGCTTCTACATTCACGGCACGTGTTTGTGTGGCTACATTATCCGATATCTATTCCGGTGTTACTTCTGCCCTTGGCGCTTTAAAAGGCCCACTTCACGGCGGAGCTAACGAACAAGTCATGAAAATGCTTACGGAAATCGGTTCCGTTGAAAATGTAGAGCCTTACATCAACGAAAAATTAGCCAATAAAGAAAAAATCATGGGCTTTGGCCACCGTGTATACCGTAAAGGCGATCCGCGTGCCAAGCACCTTAAGGAAATGTCCCAAAAATTGACGGAGCTTACTGGACAACCTCAATATTATGATATGTCCATTAAAATCAATGACATCGTAACGGGTCAAAAAAATCTTCCGCCAAACGTGGATTTCTATTCCGCTTCGGTATACCATAGTTTAGGTATCGAGCACGACCTATTTACACCAATCTTTGCTGTGAGCCGTGCTTCAGGCTGGATCGCTCATATCCTTGAGCAATATTCCAACAACCGTTTGATCCGTCCGCGTGCAGACTATGTTGGACCAGGTATGCAAA